A DNA window from Malus domestica chromosome 12, GDT2T_hap1 contains the following coding sequences:
- the LOC103449907 gene encoding elongator complex protein 5, translated as MAEWVCRALRDGALEGEHAPALTIKDSIVSPLGFQVFGHVLSQLSTNISAGKSQSRGLVLVAFSRSPLYYVNLLKRRGLDNSSQQRIQILDCYTDPLGWREGLVECGSAKNLPHEVYKAASVCRNVKDVDTLLSSIISLGEGLVGQGKVSFSVAIDSVNEMSRHATLSSVSGLLNNLRCCEQISSIFWFFHADLCEERVAAVIEYMSSMVASIEPLIPFTNGHRGNSENLSLAEQNFTQGKFHVRCKRRNGRVRVMFEEIHVGQSGISFTSPSSEDGVINQVNQALLPKVQFNLQLSEKEKNDRAKVVLPFEHQGNGKPVQIYDGRKSLMDSKYEAAPASTVNPNTNDESSKGEIIYFRDSEDEMPDSDEDPDDDLDI; from the exons ATGGCGGAATGGGTTTGCAGAGCCCTTCGAGACGGTGCGTTGGAAGGCGAGCATGCACCTGCTCTCACAATCAAGGACTCAATAGTCTCACCTCTCGGCTTCCAAGTTTTTGGTCACGTCCTCTCCCAGCTCTCCACCAACATTTCAGCCGGAAAATCTCAGTCACG AGGTCTTGTGCTCGTCGCGTTTTCTCGGAGTCCGTTGTATTATGTGAATTTGTTGAAGAGGAGAGGACTCGATAATTCCTCTCAGCAACG GATTCAGATTTTGGATTGTTACACGGACCCTCTTGGATGGAGAGAAGGGCTCGTGGAGTGTGGAAGTGCGAAAAATCTCCCTCATGAAGTTTACAAAGCAGCTAGTGTTTGCAGGAATGTGAAGGATGTGGACACGTTGCTCTCTTCAATTATTTCACTTGGAGAAG GATTGGTTGGACAAGGGAAAGTTAGTTTCAGTGTTGCGATAGATTCG GTAAATGAAATGTCAAGGCATGCAACTTTGTCATCAGTTTCTGGCCTTTTAAACAACCTTCGCTGCTGTG AGCAAATTTCAAGCATCTTTTGGTTTTTCCATGCGGATCTTTGTGAAGAAAGGGTCGCTGCTGTTATTGAATACATGTCCTCTATGGTGGCCAGCATAGAACCATTAATCCCATTTACAAATGGACACAGAGGTAATTCAGAGAATCTTTCTTTAGCTGAACAGAATTTTACACAAGGGAAATTTCATGTCAGATGCAAACGTAGAAATGGACGTGTCCGAGTGATg TTTGAAGAAATTCATGTTGGGCAGTCGGGCATCAGCTTCACATCCCCTTCATCTGAAGATGGAGTAATCAATCAAGTCAATCAAGCCCTTTTGCCGAAG GTGCAATTCAATCTACAGCTGTcagagaaagagaaaaatgaTAGGGCCAAGGTTGTACTTCCATTTGAACACCAAG GAAATGGTAAACCCGTACAAATTTATGATGGTCGAAAATCTCTGATGGATAGCAAATATGAGGCTGCACCTGCTTCAACTGTGAATCCAAACACCAATGACGAGTCTAGCAAGGGTGAAATAATATATTTTCGCGATTCAGAAGATGAGATGCCGGATTCTGATGAGGATCCTGATGATGATTTGGATATTTAG